The Sulfurihydrogenibium sp. YO3AOP1 genome has a window encoding:
- a CDS encoding HIT domain-containing protein, translated as MERLYSPWRSQYIEGLEKSEGCFLCKAYQENNDEKNLLLYRGERAFVILNLFPYNAGHLMVCPNEHIGDFTVLDDKTLYEISLLTKDMVKLLKKVLKPDGFNIGYNLGRAAGAGLETHIHNHIVPRWVGDTNFMPVLGEVRVISQDLKEKYYKLKEGLKDVK; from the coding sequence ATGGAAAGGTTATACTCACCTTGGAGGTCTCAATATATAGAGGGTCTTGAAAAGTCAGAAGGTTGTTTTTTGTGTAAAGCCTATCAAGAAAATAATGACGAGAAAAATCTTTTACTGTATAGAGGTGAAAGGGCTTTTGTTATATTAAATCTATTTCCATACAATGCAGGTCATTTAATGGTATGTCCTAATGAACATATTGGAGATTTTACTGTTTTAGATGATAAAACTCTGTATGAAATTTCTTTATTAACAAAGGATATGGTTAAACTTTTGAAAAAAGTTTTAAAACCAGATGGATTTAATATTGGCTACAATCTTGGAAGGGCAGCAGGAGCAGGTCTTGAAACTCATATTCATAATCATATAGTTCCAAGATGGGTTGGAGACACAAATTTTATGCCTGTTTTGGGAGAGGTAAGAGTTATCTCTCAAGATTTAAAAGAAAAATATTATAAATTAAAAGAAGGATTAAAAGATGTTAAGTAA
- a CDS encoding molecular chaperone TorD family protein, with product MDDKIQENQGRINMYAFISRLLIEEVDENLLEKIKNNPDLLELFPNTKEWEGFKTKSTKELIDEDLSVDYTTVFILNAYPYESVFMNDEGHINPTPTNPTLQFYLEHGYEIDLNKTRVLSPDHIAVELEFMITLIQEQLKAYSMNDQEGEKKALNLQKEFMENHILQWAPIYLMAARDMSETPFYYDVCQMALDFIMTDYEYILEQLEAENVGK from the coding sequence ATGGACGATAAAATTCAAGAAAATCAAGGCAGAATAAATATGTACGCTTTTATATCAAGACTTTTAATAGAAGAAGTTGACGAAAACCTTCTTGAAAAAATAAAAAACAATCCTGATTTGTTAGAACTTTTTCCAAACACAAAAGAATGGGAAGGTTTTAAAACAAAATCTACAAAAGAATTAATAGATGAAGATTTAAGCGTTGATTATACGACGGTTTTCATACTAAATGCCTATCCTTATGAATCTGTATTCATGAATGACGAAGGACATATCAACCCAACGCCAACAAATCCAACATTACAATTTTACCTTGAACATGGGTATGAGATAGATTTAAACAAAACCAGAGTACTATCTCCAGACCATATAGCAGTTGAGCTTGAATTTATGATAACTTTAATCCAAGAGCAACTAAAAGCATATTCAATGAACGACCAAGAAGGAGAAAAAAAGGCGCTTAATCTTCAAAAAGAGTTTATGGAAAATCATATACTTCAATGGGCACCAATATATCTTATGGCTGCAAGAGATATGAGCGAAACTCCTTTTTATTATGATGTTTGTCAAATGGCTTTAGATTTTATCATGACAGACTATGAATACATCTTAGAACAATTAGAGGCTGAAAATGTCGGCAAGTAG
- a CDS encoding helix-turn-helix domain-containing protein, producing MKKRIGTSTYIQRINTLERKLLKQVKELDDVMEKHPEIIFRLQVVEFALKHSVKVAVEAFGVSKSTIYRWIKEYESSNNNPVSLKNRYISKKGMKLEKLQKITEKHKQLVLEIRKKHPKLGKEKIKVLLDKLCETCQ from the coding sequence ATGAAAAAGAGAATAGGAACATCTACCTACATTCAGAGAATTAATACACTTGAAAGAAAGCTTTTAAAACAAGTAAAAGAATTAGATGATGTTATGGAAAAACATCCAGAAATAATCTTTAGATTGCAAGTAGTAGAATTTGCTTTAAAACATTCAGTGAAGGTTGCAGTTGAAGCTTTTGGTGTATCAAAATCTACCATATACAGATGGATTAAAGAGTATGAAAGCAGTAATAACAATCCTGTATCTCTTAAAAATCGTTATATATCAAAAAAAGGAATGAAATTAGAAAAATTACAAAAAATAACAGAAAAACATAAACAATTAGTTTTAGAAATAAGAAAGAAACATCCTAAGCTTGGGAAAGAAAAAATAAAGGTTTTACTTGATAAACTCTGTGAGACTTGTCAATAA
- a CDS encoding IclR family transcriptional regulator: MHRKREKSDYIVQNVDLAFDILFYIARRQYTKLKDLEEKFQTNYTNLEKILEVLIIRGYLDYNKRKKIYSLGIKNFELGHSYISHTEIRKQARPFLQKLSEEFQENVYLATRSGYEIVYIDSYEIPRSVVVKSRVGRLLPMYASASGKVHLAFMDKEDIEEFFREVKLEKFTENTITDKNLLLKELEEVRRNGYAIDNEEWEKEVRCISVPVRDYTGDVVAAITLSAPAFRMPFNLVHGKMKDSFKQASQELSEKLGYSKEIQL; this comes from the coding sequence ATGCATCGCAAGAGGGAAAAATCAGACTATATAGTTCAAAACGTAGATTTAGCCTTTGATATTTTATTTTACATAGCCAGAAGGCAATATACAAAACTTAAAGATTTAGAGGAAAAATTTCAAACAAATTACACAAATCTTGAAAAAATCTTAGAAGTCCTTATAATCCGTGGTTATTTAGATTACAATAAAAGAAAGAAAATATATTCTTTAGGAATAAAAAACTTTGAACTCGGTCATTCATATATTTCTCACACTGAAATTAGAAAACAAGCAAGACCTTTTTTACAAAAATTGTCTGAAGAGTTTCAAGAAAACGTATATCTTGCAACACGTAGCGGATATGAAATTGTATATATAGATTCTTACGAAATTCCAAGAAGTGTAGTAGTTAAATCAAGGGTTGGAAGATTGCTCCCAATGTACGCATCAGCTTCTGGAAAAGTACATCTTGCATTTATGGATAAAGAAGATATAGAAGAATTTTTTAGAGAAGTAAAATTAGAGAAATTTACTGAAAATACAATAACAGATAAAAACCTTCTATTAAAAGAATTAGAAGAAGTTAGAAGAAATGGGTATGCCATAGATAATGAAGAGTGGGAAAAAGAAGTTAGATGCATCTCTGTTCCAGTCAGGGATTATACTGGTGATGTTGTGGCAGCAATAACGTTATCTGCTCCTGCGTTTAGAATGCCTTTTAATTTAGTTCATGGAAAAATGAAGGATAGTTTTAAACAGGCTTCTCAAGAGCTATCGGAAAAGCTTGGATATTCAAAAGAAATTCAACTTTAG
- the folK gene encoding 2-amino-4-hydroxy-6-hydroxymethyldihydropteridine diphosphokinase — MNEVYLGLGSNVGDRLLNLNKAIELLSEKIQILKKSKIYISKAVGYTDQPDFYNMVLYGKTDLSPEELFNFIKDVEKNAGRVYRFHWGPREIDIDILFYNDLVFKSDKLNIPHPRLHERDFVLLPLIELNPKLFHPVLNKRVSDLKEFMENSVIGVL; from the coding sequence ATGAATGAAGTTTATTTAGGACTTGGAAGTAATGTAGGAGATAGACTCTTAAATCTAAACAAAGCTATAGAATTATTATCTGAAAAAATTCAAATCTTAAAAAAATCTAAAATTTACATATCAAAAGCTGTAGGTTATACTGACCAACCTGATTTTTATAATATGGTTTTATATGGAAAAACCGATTTAAGCCCGGAAGAATTATTTAATTTTATAAAAGATGTTGAGAAAAACGCAGGAAGAGTATACAGATTCCATTGGGGTCCAAGAGAAATTGATATAGATATACTTTTTTATAACGATTTAGTCTTTAAAAGTGATAAGTTAAACATACCCCATCCAAGACTTCATGAAAGAGATTTTGTTTTATTACCATTGATAGAATTAAATCCAAAACTTTTTCATCCTGTTTTAAATAAGAGAGTTTCTGATTTAAAAGAGTTTATGGAAAATTCTGTAATTGGAGTTTTATAA
- a CDS encoding molybdopterin-dependent oxidoreductase has protein sequence MMKLSRRNFIKGTAAAVGGVALTKGIFQKVDADNKVANNEALTFEPMHLDYYPPFEKWNSWKEPAGDYWKKEGGALRDGVKLIDYMIVPTVCNNCEAACGLTAWIDKESMVVRKFMGNPFHSGSRGRNCAKGYAALAQMYDPDRIPFPLKRAPGSKRGENKWVRTTWEEALETIGKKMREVLLKGDEISKKQINYQVGRPNEVSFNVKRVVWSWGVDGRNSHTNVCSANGRFGGIICVGDDRTSPDFANSKLVLLNSSHAADAGHYYQQHAGYIADARAKGAKLVVVDPRLSNSAGMADLWIPAWPGTEAALYLAILNRLIQEDKFDRKFVERWTNWKQLMKDKEYLNYLKENGYISELPKGETFDDFIELLKDMYKDYTFEWASQECRIPVEMIDKLYEMVVYAGNAITNYQWRGPAAGNRGGWVVGRAMNMLLTFTGSIGSVGGTGWHHWHLIDVGDKGGDACMADKPDPVKAWNELHWPPEWPLSAYELSFIYPHLLMDDEWRKKWQEKGLKIPDKVEVWFGRIYNAVWINPDGFRWVEALKDENKFGLTVYMSPTWAETAFYCDYILPMGLAGERHDQHSSETKPERWTGFRQPVLRVALMKMGWKPNDPAKATLEAHKKVGLGEIWEENEFFINLAFAIDPDGSLGIRKYWESKQNPGKPVTIEEYYNAAFSKLPKLSEVCKQLGITPYEYMRDRGAWTEETNIYYVMERPLPYDQEKGVYKYAGKEIPKSAIKIDEELGIVYAEEEGKKHTIGVYKDGKILQGFHTPSGHIEFYSPTLKDWKWPEYAVLYYPKNKEQRQKMIHIVTHVHHDYITEENAFVLNPIYRLPYLIHTRSINAKWLMEIGQNHNPLWIYEKDAKRLGINRGDAVKVWVVDTLTGIKTGYFVAMATLTQATRPGVVACSHHNGRWRLVNEVKIDGFKHPLGVMRLGSVLVDIKNEGSKYFVRTKEGVKPFESWQFPEFNKDTELIWWKGTTGVFQNAVFPANPDPISGMHCWHKKVLIEKAGPEDRIGDVFVDIQKTFEVYKAWRDQLTRPAPGPGGLRRPKWMPRPWFPIADEAWKMPGSES, from the coding sequence ATGATGAAATTATCAAGAAGAAATTTTATAAAAGGAACAGCGGCAGCAGTTGGTGGAGTAGCTTTAACAAAAGGTATCTTTCAAAAAGTAGATGCAGATAATAAAGTTGCAAACAATGAAGCACTAACATTTGAGCCTATGCATTTAGATTACTACCCACCGTTTGAAAAATGGAACAGCTGGAAAGAGCCAGCAGGTGATTACTGGAAAAAAGAAGGCGGTGCGTTAAGAGATGGTGTTAAGCTTATTGATTATATGATAGTTCCTACTGTTTGTAATAACTGTGAAGCTGCTTGTGGTTTAACAGCCTGGATAGATAAAGAATCCATGGTAGTAAGAAAATTTATGGGTAATCCATTCCATTCAGGTTCAAGAGGTAGAAACTGTGCAAAAGGTTATGCTGCATTAGCTCAGATGTACGACCCAGACAGAATACCATTCCCGTTAAAAAGAGCTCCTGGTAGTAAAAGAGGAGAAAACAAATGGGTAAGAACAACTTGGGAAGAAGCTCTTGAAACAATCGGCAAAAAGATGAGAGAAGTCTTACTAAAAGGTGATGAGATTTCTAAAAAGCAGATCAACTATCAGGTTGGAAGACCTAACGAAGTGAGTTTTAACGTCAAAAGGGTTGTTTGGTCTTGGGGTGTTGATGGCAGAAATTCCCACACAAATGTATGCTCTGCTAACGGAAGATTTGGTGGTATTATTTGCGTAGGTGATGACAGAACATCGCCAGATTTTGCTAATTCTAAATTAGTTCTATTAAACTCATCTCACGCAGCAGATGCGGGACACTATTACCAACAGCATGCCGGATACATAGCAGATGCAAGAGCTAAAGGAGCTAAGTTGGTAGTTGTTGACCCAAGGCTTTCTAACTCTGCCGGAATGGCTGACCTTTGGATTCCTGCATGGCCTGGTACAGAAGCAGCATTATACTTAGCAATTTTAAACAGACTAATCCAGGAAGATAAATTCGATAGAAAATTTGTAGAAAGATGGACAAACTGGAAACAGTTAATGAAAGATAAAGAGTATCTAAATTATCTTAAAGAAAATGGATACATTTCCGAACTTCCAAAAGGCGAAACCTTCGATGATTTTATAGAGCTTTTAAAAGATATGTATAAAGATTACACGTTTGAATGGGCTTCACAAGAATGTAGAATACCTGTTGAAATGATTGATAAACTCTATGAAATGGTAGTTTACGCTGGAAATGCTATTACAAATTACCAATGGAGAGGTCCTGCGGCTGGAAACAGAGGTGGTTGGGTTGTAGGTAGAGCTATGAATATGCTTTTAACGTTTACCGGTTCTATTGGGTCTGTTGGTGGTACAGGATGGCACCACTGGCATCTTATAGATGTCGGTGATAAAGGCGGTGATGCATGCATGGCAGACAAACCAGACCCAGTTAAAGCTTGGAATGAATTACACTGGCCGCCAGAATGGCCGTTGTCTGCTTATGAGCTTAGCTTTATATATCCACATCTTTTGATGGATGATGAGTGGAGAAAGAAATGGCAAGAAAAAGGATTAAAGATACCAGATAAGGTAGAAGTATGGTTTGGAAGAATCTATAACGCTGTATGGATTAACCCAGATGGGTTTAGATGGGTAGAAGCATTAAAAGATGAAAATAAATTTGGTTTAACAGTTTATATGTCTCCAACCTGGGCTGAAACAGCATTCTACTGTGATTATATACTTCCAATGGGATTAGCCGGAGAAAGACATGACCAGCATTCCTCAGAAACAAAACCTGAAAGATGGACAGGATTTAGACAGCCGGTTTTAAGAGTTGCGCTAATGAAAATGGGATGGAAGCCAAACGACCCGGCGAAAGCTACATTAGAAGCACACAAAAAAGTAGGACTTGGTGAAATTTGGGAAGAAAATGAATTTTTCATCAATCTTGCCTTTGCAATAGACCCAGACGGAAGCCTTGGAATAAGAAAATACTGGGAATCAAAACAAAATCCAGGAAAGCCGGTTACAATTGAAGAGTATTACAATGCAGCGTTCTCAAAACTTCCTAAGCTTTCTGAAGTTTGCAAACAGCTTGGCATAACTCCATATGAATATATGAGAGATAGAGGAGCTTGGACGGAAGAGACAAACATCTACTATGTGATGGAAAGACCGTTGCCTTATGACCAAGAAAAAGGTGTTTACAAATATGCAGGGAAAGAAATTCCAAAATCTGCTATTAAGATAGATGAAGAGCTTGGTATTGTTTATGCAGAGGAAGAAGGTAAGAAGCATACAATCGGCGTATACAAGGATGGAAAAATTCTCCAAGGATTCCATACTCCTTCCGGACACATAGAATTTTACTCACCAACGCTAAAAGATTGGAAATGGCCAGAGTATGCAGTTTTATACTATCCAAAAAATAAAGAACAAAGACAAAAGATGATTCATATCGTTACCCACGTGCACCATGACTACATTACAGAAGAGAATGCATTTGTATTAAACCCAATTTACAGACTTCCATACTTAATCCACACAAGAAGTATTAACGCAAAGTGGTTGATGGAAATAGGACAAAACCATAACCCATTATGGATTTATGAAAAAGATGCTAAAAGACTTGGAATCAACAGAGGAGATGCTGTAAAAGTTTGGGTTGTGGATACATTAACAGGCATTAAAACAGGATACTTTGTAGCAATGGCAACACTAACTCAAGCAACAAGACCTGGTGTTGTTGCATGTTCTCACCACAACGGAAGATGGAGACTCGTAAACGAAGTAAAAATAGATGGATTTAAACATCCGCTCGGTGTAATGAGATTAGGTTCTGTGCTTGTTGATATTAAAAATGAAGGCTCTAAATATTTTGTAAGAACAAAAGAGGGTGTAAAACCATTTGAATCATGGCAGTTTCCAGAATTTAACAAAGATACAGAATTAATCTGGTGGAAAGGAACAACGGGAGTATTCCAAAACGCTGTATTCCCTGCGAATCCAGACCCAATAAGCGGTATGCACTGCTGGCACAAAAAGGTATTAATAGAAAAAGCAGGTCCAGAGGATAGAATAGGTGATGTATTTGTGGATATTCAAAAAACATTTGAAGTTTACAAAGCTTGGAGAGATCAATTAACAAGACCAGCACCAGGACCGGGCGGACTTAGAAGACCAAAATGGATGCCAAGACCATGGTTCCCAATAGCAGATGAAGCTTGGAAAATGCCAGGGTCTGAATCTTAA
- a CDS encoding DDE-type integrase/transposase/recombinase, with amino-acid sequence MLKEERKLNHEYARQRISINGRTGKLIVKEDKKKTKKDRYKDKKPTKPGELVQIDTKHEYINGRKVYIFVAKDVKTRISFTFAYDRLNSKNAKDFLEKLIKAIPFEIKGIQTDNGSEFLGEFTKALKKKDIKHYFNYPRYPKGQAYVERMNRTLQDEFIMYYEDYELKDVYEFNKKMMEYMLWYNIERPHHSLNKKSPIAYFCDIINSRKSEFSQTGMTYTSS; translated from the coding sequence ATGCTTAAAGAGGAAAGGAAGTTAAATCATGAGTACGCCAGGCAAAGAATCTCAATCAACGGAAGAACTGGAAAGCTAATAGTGAAAGAAGATAAAAAGAAAACAAAGAAAGATAGATATAAAGACAAAAAACCAACAAAACCAGGAGAATTGGTACAAATAGATACAAAGCATGAATATATAAATGGTAGAAAAGTTTATATATTTGTAGCCAAGGATGTAAAAACAAGAATCTCTTTTACTTTTGCATATGACAGGCTAAACAGTAAAAACGCAAAGGACTTTTTAGAGAAATTAATAAAAGCAATACCATTTGAGATAAAAGGTATACAAACAGATAATGGCAGTGAATTCTTAGGCGAGTTTACAAAAGCATTAAAGAAAAAAGATATAAAACATTATTTTAACTATCCAAGATATCCAAAAGGACAAGCATATGTAGAGAGAATGAATAGGACATTACAGGATGAATTTATCATGTACTACGAAGATTATGAATTAAAAGATGTTTATGAGTTTAATAAAAAAATGATGGAGTATATGCTATGGTATAACATAGAAAGACCTCATCATAGTTTAAACAAAAAATCACCTATTGCATACTTTTGTGATATTATAAATTCAAGAAAATCGGAATTTTCCCAAACTGGTATGACCTATACAAGCAGTTGA
- a CDS encoding 4Fe-4S binding protein, whose translation MSASRLNFDIYSCVRVYYRYADCNKCVNVCPTQAVNIENDKVKVNFENCVECGACVGNCPTESYKLNGFDLVDFYVKFTDSDKKFISCKVDLPCLSALDENYLFSICIDKNSDLILDIGHCGQCQIGKQLDIIKHNTEKANYILEQAGLDYRVKLEDIKFEKEEKQENKRRSFLKMFAKQTAALAFWAVEDKLEQIVENTEEEEEKPYKNIVSEKVIPEKRKILYTTLSKIGPTDKCFEVEKIEFSSDKWIDNSKCTNCSICYNVCPTGALTPDDSKLKVLFSPTLCIKCRICHDVCPEKCIHLEEKLYLEDFISGKYKVLAEHVMIPCSECLVPFSYKGDTTVCPRCRQLEDELRDLLKIGD comes from the coding sequence ATGTCGGCAAGTAGATTAAACTTTGATATATATTCCTGCGTTAGAGTTTATTACAGATACGCAGACTGTAATAAATGTGTCAATGTATGTCCAACTCAGGCTGTAAATATTGAAAATGACAAAGTTAAAGTAAATTTTGAAAACTGTGTTGAATGTGGAGCCTGCGTTGGAAACTGTCCAACCGAAAGTTATAAACTAAATGGCTTTGACTTAGTAGATTTTTATGTTAAGTTTACAGATTCAGATAAAAAATTCATATCATGTAAAGTAGATTTACCATGCTTGTCAGCACTTGACGAAAACTATCTATTCTCTATTTGTATAGATAAAAATTCAGATTTAATTCTTGATATCGGACATTGCGGTCAATGTCAGATAGGAAAACAGTTAGATATAATTAAACACAATACAGAAAAAGCAAACTATATATTAGAGCAAGCAGGTTTAGATTATAGAGTAAAATTAGAAGATATAAAATTTGAGAAAGAAGAAAAGCAAGAAAATAAAAGAAGGTCTTTTTTAAAGATGTTTGCAAAACAGACGGCAGCCTTAGCTTTCTGGGCTGTTGAAGATAAATTAGAGCAGATAGTTGAAAATACAGAAGAAGAGGAAGAAAAACCTTACAAAAACATTGTAAGCGAGAAAGTCATCCCAGAAAAAAGAAAGATTTTATACACAACTCTATCAAAGATAGGCCCAACAGACAAATGCTTTGAAGTAGAAAAAATTGAATTTTCATCAGATAAATGGATTGATAACTCTAAATGTACAAACTGTTCAATTTGTTATAACGTTTGTCCAACAGGAGCTTTAACACCTGATGATAGCAAATTAAAAGTTTTGTTTAGTCCTACTTTATGTATTAAATGCAGAATTTGTCACGATGTATGCCCGGAAAAATGTATCCATTTAGAAGAAAAACTATACTTAGAAGACTTTATTTCAGGAAAATATAAAGTGTTAGCAGAGCATGTGATGATTCCGTGCAGTGAATGTTTAGTCCCTTTCTCATATAAAGGTGATACAACAGTCTGTCCAAGATGCAGACAGCTTGAAGATGAACTTAGAGATTTACTAAAAATTGGAGATTAG
- a CDS encoding UbiX family flavin prenyltransferase: MKKFIVGITGASGFIYGKRLVEELAKENYVYLIVSESAFIVMEKEEGITKSEFVEKLPKNVEIFDNKNIAAPISSGSQLVKTEGVIIAPCSMDTLAAVANGISTNLIQRVCDVALKERKRLYLLVREMPFSLIHVENMKKVMLAGGIVASASPGFYHKPKTLDDMINFVVGKILDSFDIRHNLFKRWTE; encoded by the coding sequence ATGAAAAAATTCATAGTTGGAATAACTGGAGCAAGTGGCTTTATATACGGGAAAAGATTAGTGGAAGAACTGGCTAAAGAAAATTATGTTTACTTGATAGTTTCTGAATCTGCTTTTATAGTCATGGAAAAGGAAGAAGGAATAACTAAATCAGAGTTTGTAGAGAAGCTTCCAAAAAATGTTGAAATTTTTGATAATAAAAATATTGCAGCACCAATATCAAGCGGCTCTCAACTTGTAAAAACAGAAGGTGTTATAATAGCTCCATGTTCTATGGATACGTTGGCAGCAGTTGCAAATGGCATTAGTACAAATCTTATTCAAAGGGTCTGTGATGTTGCTCTAAAAGAAAGAAAAAGGCTTTATTTACTTGTAAGAGAAATGCCATTTTCTTTAATTCATGTTGAAAATATGAAAAAAGTAATGTTAGCCGGCGGGATTGTTGCTTCAGCGTCTCCGGGATTTTATCATAAGCCAAAAACCTTGGATGACATGATTAACTTTGTGGTTGGTAAAATATTAGATAGTTTTGATATAAGGCATAATCTTTTTAAAAGGTGGACTGAATGA
- a CDS encoding tyrosine-type recombinase/integrase, with protein sequence MKVSECCNLFLSYMADKSPNTVKNYRVDFNQFIKIVGDKNINEITKADIAKFRMTLQMQNRKSSTIARKLASINSLFQYLMDLELVSSSPITKSHRPKVSQKIPSALSNEEVKKLIDALDSIQDKAIVVLFLTTGLRSSELLSIKKSNIIVERNGQTFSIDRLIEGEVKEGDIAYIRVVGKGDKEREVPITGKPLEILVQYLKSINEFLDDNEYIFPISYHLLWRKIKNIGKKLAITLHPHKLRHTAATMALSSGAELRVIQELLGHASPVTTARYAKVGQKQLLKATKALSENIDL encoded by the coding sequence ATGAAAGTCTCTGAATGTTGTAATTTATTTTTATCTTACATGGCAGACAAATCGCCAAATACTGTAAAAAATTACAGAGTTGATTTTAATCAATTTATTAAAATAGTTGGAGATAAAAATATAAATGAAATCACAAAAGCAGATATTGCTAAATTTAGAATGACTTTACAGATGCAAAATAGAAAATCTTCAACCATAGCAAGAAAACTTGCTTCTATTAATTCATTATTTCAATATTTAATGGATCTAGAATTGGTTAGCTCTTCGCCTATAACCAAATCCCACAGACCAAAAGTTTCTCAAAAAATTCCGTCTGCTTTGTCAAACGAAGAAGTAAAAAAATTAATAGATGCTTTAGACAGTATCCAAGATAAGGCTATCGTAGTTTTATTTTTGACCACAGGTTTAAGGTCTTCTGAACTTTTAAGCATTAAAAAATCTAATATTATCGTTGAAAGAAACGGTCAAACATTTTCTATTGACAGACTAATAGAAGGTGAAGTCAAAGAGGGAGATATTGCATACATAAGAGTGGTCGGTAAAGGAGATAAGGAAAGGGAAGTTCCTATAACCGGCAAACCTTTAGAAATTTTAGTCCAATATTTAAAAAGTATCAATGAGTTTTTAGATGATAATGAATATATTTTCCCGATTTCTTACCATCTTCTTTGGAGAAAGATTAAAAATATAGGTAAAAAATTGGCTATTACATTACATCCACACAAGCTAAGGCATACAGCTGCAACAATGGCATTATCTTCCGGAGCAGAACTTAGAGTTATACAAGAACTTTTAGGTCATGCTTCACCTGTAACAACTGCAAGATACGCAAAAGTTGGTCAAAAGCAGCTTTTAAAAGCAACTAAAGCCTTATCAGAAAATATAGATTTGTGA
- a CDS encoding IS256 family transposase, whose protein sequence is MDKKEYFEKILDRSTEELVKELFPNGITTQEEKIGIRKLLESVVELIMNQERNFFLENDEDNKANGYYERSLNTGSFKLNINVPRDRKGRFRPQILPDPYKRVNEDYINLLMSLVSNGYSESKIDSTLKSLGLNYSKQHMDKIKKELIERLNDFKTRELPSDAFVLYIDAYHCDIKEKNKIRKASVYVVLGIDLQGNKDIFGFYTFFSSENKADWIKVFNDLIDRGLKRVMLIVSDDFPGITKAIETLFPFTDHQLCLVHLQRNVRNQMDKEDSQVFNKELKNIKENSLDYEDGLEKLDDLCGRFKSKYPSFIKHIQSNKERYLCFLKYPENLRKHIYTTNPVESVNSMIEKVRINLGGYFQSVDILEINLLIQRDNLKNGKWKKPIPAFKGVSYEILQLFNKKFSIQTQNY, encoded by the coding sequence ATGGATAAGAAAGAATACTTTGAAAAAATATTAGACAGATCTACCGAAGAATTAGTAAAAGAACTTTTTCCAAACGGTATAACAACTCAAGAAGAAAAGATAGGTATAAGAAAGCTTTTAGAATCTGTTGTGGAACTAATTATGAATCAGGAAAGAAATTTCTTCCTTGAAAATGATGAAGACAACAAAGCAAACGGATATTATGAAAGAAGCCTAAATACTGGTTCTTTCAAGCTTAACATAAATGTCCCAAGAGATAGAAAGGGTAGATTTAGACCACAAATATTACCTGACCCTTACAAAAGAGTTAATGAAGATTACATAAACCTTCTTATGAGTTTAGTATCCAATGGATACTCAGAAAGCAAGATAGATTCTACATTAAAAAGCTTGGGCTTAAACTACTCAAAACAACATATGGATAAAATCAAAAAAGAGCTTATAGAAAGACTTAATGATTTTAAAACAAGAGAGCTTCCATCGGATGCATTTGTACTGTATATAGACGCATATCACTGTGATATAAAAGAGAAAAACAAAATCAGAAAGGCTTCTGTCTATGTAGTTCTTGGAATAGATTTACAAGGAAATAAAGATATATTTGGATTTTACACATTTTTCAGTAGTGAAAACAAAGCAGACTGGATAAAAGTATTCAATGATTTAATAGATAGAGGACTAAAAAGGGTAATGCTTATAGTAAGTGATGATTTTCCTGGGATAACAAAAGCCATAGAAACACTGTTTCCTTTTACAGACCATCAGCTATGTTTAGTCCATTTACAAAGAAACGTTAGAAATCAGATGGATAAAGAAGATTCACAAGTATTTAACAAAGAACTGAAAAACATAAAAGAAAACAGCTTAGATTATGAAGATGGATTAGAAAAATTAGATGATTTATGCGGTAGATTTAAGTCTAAATATCCAAGCTTTATAAAACATATTCAATCTAACAAAGAGAGATACTTATGTTTTTTAAAATATCCAGAAAATCTAAGAAAGCACATATACACAACAAATCCAGTTGAAAGTGTTAATAGCATGATAGAAAAGGTAAGAATAAATTTAGGTGGATATTTTCAATCTGTGGACATTCTTGAGATAAATCTGCTTATACAAAGAGACAATTTAAAGAATGGAAAATGGAAAAAGCCTATACCTGCTTTTAAAGGAGTCTCTTATGAAATTTTACAATTGTTTAATAAAAAGTTTTCAATCCAGACACAAAATTATTGA